The Ahaetulla prasina isolate Xishuangbanna chromosome 4, ASM2864084v1, whole genome shotgun sequence genome has a window encoding:
- the CFAP119 gene encoding cilia- and flagella-associated protein 119, whose product MGPESLQPPKPHKAKICMWKYLDVHSMDLINNAGTTDELKRLLSDLFDLKDFESNPRSAILLDLYFYTIQFSREQGFNREQTSAFFSIVRDVHEACVETPLPNVEECYKYFSELMFCHSIRRPPFSIDLFNQDQLVLLSDYMINTYFRHYKLYKYAFTPQVRLDISFTYVGMPEPELKGEEAMVEGTETGLSPLQEELEEAGAPAESPTAALRDFIVSQLNQELTQLRLSIDQRLKVTEDQFNAKLIQLEKGSAASKGVAKGKKK is encoded by the exons cccaagCCACATAAGGCAAAAATATGTATGTG GAAATATTTAGATGTTCATTCCATGGACCTCATTAATAATGCTGGAACAACTGATGAACTGAAAAG GCTCCTCTCTGACCTCTTTGATCTGAAGGATTTTGAATCAAATCCTCGCTCTGCTATCTTGTTAGATTTGTACTTCTACACCATCCAGTTCAGCCGGGAGCAGGGCTTCAACCGGGAACAAACCTCTGCTTTCTTCTCAATTGTGAGGGATGTGCACGAGGCCTGTGTGG AAACACCACTGCCCAATGTGGAGGAATGCTATAAATATTTCTCCGAACTGATGTTCTGCCACTCCATTCGG agACCCCCCTTCAGCATCGATCTCTTCAATCAGGACCAGCTGGTGCTCCTAAGCGACTACATGATTAACACTTACTTCCGTCACTACAAACTTTACAAATATGCTTTCACCCCACAG GTGCGGCTGGACATCTCATTCACTTATGTTGGGATGCCTGAACCGGAACTCAAAGGGGAAG AAGCTATGGTTGAGGGTACAGAAACAGGACTGTCTCCTTTGCAAGAGGAATTGGAGGAAGCTGGGGCCCCTGCAGAAA GTCCCACGGCTGCCCTGAGGGACTTCATCGTCTCACAACTCAACCAGGAGTTAACCCAGCTGCGCCTTTCCATCGATCAGCGTTTAAAAGTCACAGAGGACCAGTTTAACGCCAAGCTGATCCAGCTAGAGAAAGGTTCTGCTGCCAGCAAGGGGGTTGCCAAGGGCAAGAAGAAGTAA